GCCTGCAGCAGCTGGCGGCGCTGCCCGGCGACCCGACCGTTTTTCCGGGCCACTGGTATTCCACCGACCCGAGCGCGTCGCTGGCCGAGGTCAAGCGTTCCAACTATGTGTATCGCGCCGCCAACCTTGACCAGTGGCGAATGTTGATGGGCGGCTGAGTAATAGCCAGGATCATTGCGATTCCGCGGCCGGGCCAGCACAATTTCGGGTGCACATCGCTGTGATATAAGCGGAGGGATGGATTCCATGGGGTGGATCCAGGGCAGCTGGCACGGGGTCACCGATGTTGAGTCCAGCACCTGGTTGGCGTGGGCGGCGTGGGCGGCGATTGCGCTCGGCGTGATCGCCCTGGTCTTTGCCAACCATCAGATCAGCCGCAACCGCCGGCTGGCCTCCGAGCAGACCCGGCCTCATGTGGGCATGCTGATGGAGCCGCACGCCGCGGACTGGCACGTGATCGAGCTGGTCGTCCGCAATTTCGGTCGTACCGCCGCCTACGACATCCGCTTTTCGTTTTCGAGTCCGCCGACGGTGGCCGAATACGAGAATTCCACCGACGGTTATGCCGAAGTGGTCGAACTGCAGCTGCCCAGCGAATTGCCGGTACTCGCGCCCGGCCAGGAGTGGCGGATGGTCTGGGATTCCGCACTCGACCGCGGCGAAATCGGCGGCGGCATCGAGTCGCGCTTCACCGGCAAGGTGGTCTACTACGACCGCCCCGACAAGCCGCGCGGGTGGCGGTTCTGGGAGCGCGAGCGCCAGCCGCTGGAGACCAACGTGGTGCTGGACTGGGATGCCTTGCCGCCGGTGCAGCGCATCGAGTTGATGACGACGCACGACCTGGCCAAGCGGGAAAAGCAGAAACTGGAACTGCTACGCAGCCTGCTGACCTACTTCCACTACGCGAGCAAGGAAACGCGCGCCGACGTGTTCCGCACCGAGATCGAACGAATCAACAACGCGGTGGCCGAAACTCAGGATCGCTGGCGTGCCCGGCAGCTCGATGCACCGACCGACGTCGGTCTGCGCTGGGGCAACTCCCAAGACGATCTCGGTAAACACCGCGGCGAGCACGTTTGAGCGCCCACGTCCGAAGGAGCAACGCATGAGCGGTCCGGTCACCTACAGGCTTAACGACACGGTCGCGGTCATCAGGATGGACGACGGCAAGGTCAACGCGCTGGGCCCCACCATGCAGGCGGCGATCAACGAGGCGATCGACCGGGCCGACAGCGACAACGCCGGCGCGCTGGTGCTCACCGGAAACGAGCGGGTATTCAGCGGCGGGTTCGACCTGAAGATCCTGACCTCGGGCGAGGCGCAGCCCGCGATCGACATGCTCAGGGGCGGCTTCGAGTTGTCGTACCGGCTGTTGTCCTACCCGAAGCCGGTCGTGATCGCCTGCACCGGGCACGCCATCGCGATGGGCTCGTTCCTGTTGGCTTCCGGTGATCACCGGATCGCCGCGCACGCCTACAACATCCAGGCCAATGAGGTCGCGATCGGCATGACCATCCCCTACGCCGCGCTAGAGATCATGAAGCTGCGGCTGACGCGTTCGGCGTATCAGCAAGCCACCGGGCTGGCCAAGACCTTCTTCGGTGAAACCGCCCTTGCCGCAGGCTTTGTCGACGAGATCGTGATGCCCGAGATGGTGGTTAGCCGCGCCGAGGAAGCCGCGAAAGAATTCGCCGGCCTACACCAACACGCCCACGCCGCAACGAAATTGCGCGCTCGCGCCGACACGCTCAAGGCGCTGCGCGCCGGAATCGACGGTATAGAAGCCGAATTCGGCATGTAGGGAGGAGGCGATGCGGCTGCCCGGGCAACCGCCTCCCCTCCTGTCGCCTCCTCCACCGCAGAGTGTGGCACGACGGCGACCGGCCGTCACTTCACCCTGAGACCACCGCCTCAGACGGCCCAGCGGAACCGTTTGAGGTACGCCGCCCAGTCCCACGTCAGCAAGAACTCCTGCGCCGCCTCATAGCCCTTCTGATACAGCGCCTCGAGGCGATCCGGGGCGACATCGAAGTCGAGGACGCCCACATCGGTCGATTCGACGGGGATCGCGCGGGCTGCGACCCACGGCTGGTTGAGGTGGGTCTGATCGTGGCCGGTCAGCATCGTGGTGAGCAGGCTTTCCAGTAACGCCGTCTGTTCGAAAAGCCGTAGCGGTTTCAGCGCGGGCATCACCGCGCTGAAACCCTCGTTGAGTCGGGGCAAGACCGTGACCCCGAACGTCGGCCAGCGCGGTACTTTTCCGTCGAAGCGGTCAAACGTGTCGATCGGAAAGTTCGACAGCACACCGCCGTCGACGAGGCTGGACGTCGCCCCGCTGAGGCTGCGCAGCTTGACCGGAGGGTAAAAGAACGGGATCGCCATCGACGCGCGTACGGCGTCGGCGACCAGCTGCTCATCGGGGTCCAGCCCGTAGAGCCGTCGGTAGTCCCACGGCAGCCGCACCAACTGCGCCG
The Mycobacterium sp. 050128 genome window above contains:
- a CDS encoding crotonase/enoyl-CoA hydratase family protein, giving the protein MSGPVTYRLNDTVAVIRMDDGKVNALGPTMQAAINEAIDRADSDNAGALVLTGNERVFSGGFDLKILTSGEAQPAIDMLRGGFELSYRLLSYPKPVVIACTGHAIAMGSFLLASGDHRIAAHAYNIQANEVAIGMTIPYAALEIMKLRLTRSAYQQATGLAKTFFGETALAAGFVDEIVMPEMVVSRAEEAAKEFAGLHQHAHAATKLRARADTLKALRAGIDGIEAEFGM
- a CDS encoding patatin-like phospholipase family protein — protein: MASRQSKSADLVLSGGGVKFIGLVGAIVALMDAGYTFPRVSGVSAGSVVGAILAAASKGEQLTSEEVKELALSAPLSKWRDSGRVPILGAAWGLVRDTSMFRGDAAHDWIRSELKNLGVTYFGDLLLDERTMPERPRHKLVVTVADLTAAQLVRLPWDYRRLYGLDPDEQLVADAVRASMAIPFFYPPVKLRSLSGATSSLVDGGVLSNFPIDTFDRFDGKVPRWPTFGVTVLPRLNEGFSAVMPALKPLRLFEQTALLESLLTTMLTGHDQTHLNQPWVAARAIPVESTDVGVLDFDVAPDRLEALYQKGYEAAQEFLLTWDWAAYLKRFRWAV